A region of the Terriglobales bacterium genome:
CTAAGAGGGAAAACTTCAGAAGGACTGACTTAGTTCAGAGGATCTGAAAGAGGATAGGAAGTCTCACTCATCTGTGACCGTACGCTTCCATAAGACAATAGTCAAACGCAGCACTAATAATCTGCAGGCATTCATTCACCAGACTTGTTGGGTACCACCGGGTTTCCGTTTAGCGCGTGCTGCTGCCGGCCACGATACTCGGCGGCGATAACCTGGGCGTCCAGAATTCCGTTTCCATCGCACCGTGGACAAACCATAGCGTGATTGATTGTTCCGATCCCCCGACACAAAGGGCACTGCGCAATGTTTTCCGCCGTCATAGTGCAACGATACTCTGGCCGGAGGCTCTGGTCTGAGCAAAAGTGCACAGGTCATGAAGCGATTCACTCCGTGACATTTTGATTCGATTCGCTTTTGCGCCTGGCAACATCAAGCCTATGCCGCTGCTTCAGGACGAAGCACCGGGGAAATCATTCGGAGGATTGCGATCAGCTCTGAAGTGAGAATGCGAGCATCCTCCCTGCTGATACCTGCTTCTGCAGCTCGCGCGTATTTTACCCGAGCGCGGTCAAGCCTGGCGGTAATGACGGCAGGCAGGAAGTGCGTGTGCTGTAACAGTGCAGATACGTATTTTTCGTAACAGAGCCGGAGCGCGTCCGGACGCGCGATTGCGTGATTATTCAACAATTGCGCTGCGGCACAAGCTTGTTCAGCGGCAAAGGCAAGAGTGACTACGCTATCCCAACTTGGACTCGTCATTTATTTATCCTGTCGTCCTGTCGTCGTCCCATGTGACACTTCGGGCCTAGGGTAGAGCAGCACAAGTGGGGACTGGACATGGACACTATCCCGCTGCCCTTTTCAGGGAACTCGACGCCTTTGCTGCGATCGGAGGAGCACTCTTCTTGGGCGACGCCACTGACAGCGAAAAGTCAATGATGTATCGCACCGCATTGAGGCAGAAGATGCAGGGCGTCTCCATTACAGTAGCTCCAATTTCAGACTCCACGTTCAATGGGAATGAACGCAAACATTCGGTGCATGTCAATACGATGTAAGGGACGCCACGGGCGTCTTTGCCATTGCGGGGAACCCACACGGGAGCGGATTGCCTGGTGTGAGTGCTGGCCTGTGAAGCTGCGGTTAAAAGCAAATCAGCGACGAGTCTCAACAGAATCTCTGGATTGTTCGCGCCTTTTGCATAAAACGCGTCAGCGATTACGCCACCCGGCACGGCATCTCCAGCTTCAAAGGCGCCGCTCATGGCGACCACCAGAATTTGTGGGAAGCGGCGGCGGATCACCGACAGGAACTCGAATCCTGACATCTGCGGCATATTCAGATCGGAAATAATCAATTCCGGCATATGAGTTTTAATCTGCAGCAGCGCGTCAAAGCCATTTTCTGCGGCTTTGACGTCGTATCCGCGAGCTGCCAACAACATCGACATGGTAGCGCGAATGCTCGGATCGTCGTCGACAATGAGAATTCGCCCTTTGGGAGTGTTCAACATGGGGATCTCCTCACCGCAATTGCAGCGGCAAGAGAGTCTCTCATTCGGAGACTCCGGAATCTGTTCAACTTTGAACAGCTCAGAAAACTTCTGCGAGAAACTGCTTATGCTTTGCCGATGTGCAGGATAGTTGGTCTCTTTACTTTCTTCGGGCGTCTCTTGCTTTTCTGTAATCTTCTCGACATAGCGCGATCATAGCCAAAAGAGTCGACAGATACTGTGCAACTTTGTACAGACTGATTTCGGGGATTGCGGAATACCCAAACCGTATCACCGAATCGCGCTGTATAAAACAGCTCAGCGAAACTTGCGTTAAAAGACCCAGACTAGTGACTGAGTTCGTTCCAGCAGCACGGAGGGCGAGCCCTGGAGGCCATTTTGTGGTTTTGATTATGGGCGCAGTCGCAGTTACGGGGATTGGAATTGCTATTGTAGTCGGCGTAGTGCTTTTTCTTCTAATTCTGCTGAAGCTGAGTTTTAGAGGATTGCCAGTCAAGAGCGCAGTTATTGAGATACAGCCGAAGCCTAAGACAGCACGCAAATAGCAATTACCACGCTCACCTTGTGATGATCTTAGGAATCACAGGGCGGACTGCGCTTCTTCAGGCCGAGATCTGATGCCCCACAATCGAACCTGTGGGCTTCTGGTACACGGGGATGTCACAATCTCTGCAACTCCGCCACATCGCAGGCAGAGTGGACCACTTCCGCCTGTCCGTCGGCTCTTGCATACTGGCACTTCTGATTCATGCTCATAATTCAACTATGGCTCACTCCAGAGGAGCTTTGCGTGATTTCACCGGGGAGGCCCTTCGAGTGTCTCGTCCCGCGCTGCTGCCGCAGATTCGTCCTTCAGCTTCGTGGCCACACTAAAAACATCCCCGAGTAAGGCTTCGTCCGCAGGCAGAACGGGCCGCCCCATAGCGTAGTCCACAGCGCGCATAAGGTCGTCCCCTCCTAGAGAGTACTCCTGGTTATCGATCGATAACTTCACGAAACTCAAGAACCGAGGATGCGAGGTGATATAGATCTTTTGTGCACCGGTGTACTTTATGCCGTTCATTTCGTAAATAGTGACCGCATTCATGATTTCCGAGCCCATAAGTCTCCTGACTTCCTCATTCCATTCGGCGCAGTGGGCCAATGAGAGCGGAACCAGCTCACTTGGTAAAGCAGCAACTATGCTGCTAAGCACCACGATTCGCATTTGCAAGCGACCTGCGCCAAAGCTATTAAAAGGCTGAATTCAGGTCCCGCGCTGTGCAAAACAGCTCAGCGGGTTTTGCCGGCAAGGTCCACAGTAGTAGTTAGAGTGCCTCGACTCATTTCTCCGCACAGAGGATCACGATATGTCATTGACAGCAGGCAATCTTCGCATTTACCAGGGGTATCGCGAGTTAGACAGCATCCTGGGTATTGGCAGCTTGGTTTCCCGGCTGCCTCAAGCTCTCGTGGATCGCCTGAATGCCATGCGAAGGATGCTGCTAGAAGCATTGATCAACTCGACTGAAGCGGATTCGTATGGCGATTTGCTCGCTGCAGAACTATTGGAGAACGTAACCGCCGAACGTTCGTCGCTCGATCTTCCACGTCCATCTTCGCAAACGGCTGGTGTTCACTGTTGATCAGTGCGGAATGTTCAAACAGCACATAATCTGACTGAGTACCTCCGAAAGAGGCAACTAAGCTGAATTGCACTACTCGCCTTTTGTTCTATCGAATGTTTCACCATGTTTCAAGGAAGGACCAAATGAAAACACTTCAAAAGCAGTTGTTGTGGACTCTAGCTCTGGCTGTAGGCAGCACCACGGTAGGCGTTATGCAAGCCACCGCTCAGGACGGCGGCCGTGGTCAGGACCAAGGCTCCCACAGGTCTTATAGCGAAAGATCCG
Encoded here:
- a CDS encoding response regulator; amino-acid sequence: MLNTPKGRILIVDDDPSIRATMSMLLAARGYDVKAAENGFDALLQIKTHMPELIISDLNMPQMSGFEFLSVIRRRFPQILVVAMSGAFEAGDAVPGGVIADAFYAKGANNPEILLRLVADLLLTAASQASTHTRQSAPVWVPRNGKDARGVPYIVLTCTECLRSFPLNVESEIGATVMETPCIFCLNAVRYIIDFSLSVASPKKSAPPIAAKASSSLKRAAG